One Amycolatopsis sp. NBC_00355 genomic window carries:
- a CDS encoding DNA polymerase ligase N-terminal domain-containing protein, which yields MVDDPRPAFVLHEHWRPQHHFDLRLEENGVLRSWAVPRGLPPDAGGNRLAVAVPDHALDHLGYEDEHKKVADTGWWEEHDRTAKRMLFTLHGRESDVRYALIDTGRDWLLHRTKEQPG from the coding sequence ATGGTGGACGACCCGCGACCGGCGTTCGTGCTGCACGAGCACTGGCGGCCCCAGCACCACTTCGACCTGCGCCTGGAGGAGAACGGTGTGCTGCGGTCGTGGGCGGTGCCGCGTGGCCTCCCGCCGGACGCGGGCGGCAACCGGCTCGCGGTCGCCGTGCCCGATCACGCCCTCGACCACCTCGGTTACGAGGACGAGCACAAGAAGGTCGCCGACACCGGCTGGTGGGAGGAGCACGACCGCACGGCCAAGCGAATGCTGTTCACGTTGCACGGCCGGGAAAGCGACGTCCGGTACGCGCTCATCGACACCGGGCGGGACTGGCTGCTGCACCGGACCAAGGAGCAGCCGGGCTAA
- a CDS encoding DUF998 domain-containing protein — protein MLAPAPTRLSLPARLLVPGAQAAFAAAVALLAVLHLDRSLAPLDPVTAMLSDYALVPGRWMWDGALILTSTGSALLLVALYRRGLLANPALVAAKALWCVSLLTVAIFAKDPQGGAITTTGKIHLYASAVTCLSLPVVGWALGRRHRDDPRWRRFATWSRRLALAAIPFYLPFIVPFAVNVVLGGHLPTVATGLVERLMMVLEIALLAVLGHWAHRAAATPRTVAA, from the coding sequence ATGCTGGCCCCCGCACCCACCCGACTGTCCCTTCCCGCCCGGCTGCTCGTGCCCGGCGCGCAGGCCGCGTTCGCCGCGGCCGTCGCCCTGCTCGCCGTGCTGCACCTCGACCGGAGTCTCGCGCCGCTCGATCCGGTCACCGCGATGCTCAGCGACTACGCGCTGGTCCCCGGCCGCTGGATGTGGGACGGCGCGCTGATCCTCACCAGCACTGGCTCGGCGTTGCTGCTCGTCGCGCTCTACCGCCGCGGCCTGCTGGCCAACCCGGCGCTTGTCGCGGCGAAGGCGCTCTGGTGCGTCAGCCTGCTGACGGTGGCGATCTTCGCGAAGGATCCGCAGGGCGGGGCCATCACGACCACCGGCAAGATCCACCTCTACGCCTCCGCGGTGACGTGCCTGAGTCTGCCGGTCGTCGGCTGGGCGCTGGGCCGGCGGCACCGCGACGACCCGCGCTGGCGGCGGTTCGCCACCTGGTCGCGCCGGCTGGCGCTGGCCGCGATCCCGTTCTACCTGCCGTTCATCGTCCCGTTCGCGGTGAACGTCGTGCTCGGCGGCCACCTGCCGACCGTGGCCACCGGCCTGGTGGAACGCCTGATGATGGTCCTGGAGATCGCCCTGCTCGCCGTCCTCGGCCACTGGGCGCACCGCGCGGCGGCCACGCCCCGCACGGTCGCCGCCTGA
- a CDS encoding NAD(+)/NADH kinase: protein MHSAGLVLHPRRDSAAAVEAVLGWAGNRGIEILGIADEIVRLKCAAIGVTSEELGRRSDLLVSLGGDGTMLRAMRLADGQRAPVLGVNLGKLGFLAEVDVPDLPGALSAIDGNEFTVEPRLAVDAVFDGQRITAFNDIAVVRVPGDGSAVVAVRVNGQQFVSYSADAVIVATPTGSTAYSFSAGGPITSPSVEALLVTPAAPHSAYSRGVVLSVHDTVALEVLPTSGRLAVEVDGQVAGYVSPGDRLDLRGRPSAARVVRLGMTTFYQRARRKLRLTDSAEIPQDGYH, encoded by the coding sequence ATGCACAGCGCGGGCCTGGTCCTGCACCCCCGCCGCGACTCGGCCGCCGCCGTCGAGGCGGTGCTCGGCTGGGCCGGGAACCGCGGCATCGAGATCCTCGGCATCGCCGACGAGATCGTCCGGCTGAAGTGCGCCGCGATCGGCGTGACGTCGGAGGAGCTGGGCCGCCGCTCGGATCTGCTGGTCAGCCTGGGCGGCGACGGCACGATGCTGCGCGCCATGCGGCTGGCCGACGGGCAGCGCGCGCCGGTGCTCGGGGTGAACCTGGGCAAGCTCGGGTTCCTCGCCGAGGTCGACGTACCCGACCTGCCGGGCGCGCTCTCGGCGATCGACGGCAACGAGTTCACGGTGGAACCGCGCCTCGCCGTCGACGCCGTGTTCGACGGGCAGCGGATCACCGCGTTCAACGACATCGCGGTGGTGCGCGTGCCGGGCGACGGCAGCGCGGTCGTCGCGGTCCGGGTCAACGGCCAGCAGTTCGTGAGCTACTCGGCGGACGCGGTGATCGTCGCGACGCCGACCGGCTCGACGGCGTACAGCTTCTCCGCGGGCGGCCCGATCACGAGCCCGTCGGTGGAGGCCCTGCTGGTGACGCCGGCGGCGCCGCACTCGGCGTACAGCCGGGGTGTGGTGCTGTCGGTGCACGACACGGTGGCGCTGGAGGTCCTGCCGACGAGCGGGCGCCTCGCGGTGGAGGTCGACGGCCAGGTCGCGGGCTACGTCTCCCCCGGCGACCGCCTGGACCTGCGCGGCCGCCCGAGCGCGGCCCGGGTGGTCCGCCTCGGCATGACGACGTTCTACCAGCGCGCGAGGCGCAAGCTGCGCTTGACGGACTCGGCGGAAATCCCCCAGGACGGCTACCACTGA
- a CDS encoding flavin-containing monooxygenase, protein MTEHVDVLIVGAGLSGIGAAHHLRSAFPRKTYTILEAREAIGGTWDLFRYPGVRSDSDMQTLGYGFRPWTSEKAIADGPSILQYVRDTATEAGIDRHIRFGHKVIRAEWSTEDALWTVEATHGGEPVRFTARFLYLCSGYYDYDGGHTPQFPGIEDFGGTVVHPQHWPEDLDYTGKKVVVIGSGATAVTLVPAMTDRAEHVTMLQRSPTYILSLPSEDALANRLRGLLGPKLAYPIARWKNVAVSTLIYQLSRRRPGVVKAMIRKAAMKQLPPGYAVDTHFKPKYQPWDQRLCLVPDGDLFRSIKHGDASIVTDRIASFTKNGIRLESGAELEADVVVSATGLRLLAFGGIELAVDGHVVKLPETMAYKGMMLSGVPNFVFTIGYTNASWTLKADLVGEYVVRLLRHLDRTGHDQAVPVNDDPAVTERPLLDFDAGYVLRSIEEFPKAGSRAPWTLGMSYAHDVVKLRHGKIDDGALRFSRRPA, encoded by the coding sequence ATGACCGAGCACGTCGACGTGCTGATCGTCGGGGCCGGGCTGTCCGGCATCGGCGCCGCCCACCACCTCCGCTCCGCGTTCCCGCGCAAGACGTACACGATCCTCGAGGCGCGCGAAGCCATCGGCGGCACGTGGGACCTGTTCCGCTACCCCGGCGTGCGGTCCGACTCGGACATGCAGACGCTCGGGTACGGGTTCCGGCCGTGGACGAGCGAGAAGGCCATCGCGGACGGGCCGTCGATCCTGCAGTACGTCCGCGACACCGCGACCGAGGCGGGCATCGACCGGCACATCCGCTTCGGCCACAAGGTGATCCGCGCGGAATGGTCCACAGAGGACGCGTTGTGGACGGTCGAGGCGACGCACGGCGGCGAGCCCGTCCGGTTCACCGCGCGGTTCCTGTACCTGTGCAGTGGTTACTACGACTACGACGGCGGCCACACGCCGCAGTTCCCCGGGATCGAGGACTTCGGCGGCACCGTCGTGCACCCGCAGCACTGGCCCGAAGACCTGGACTACACCGGCAAGAAGGTCGTCGTGATCGGCAGCGGCGCGACCGCCGTGACCCTCGTGCCGGCGATGACCGACCGCGCCGAGCACGTCACCATGCTGCAGCGCTCCCCCACCTACATCCTTTCGCTGCCGTCGGAGGACGCGCTGGCCAACCGGCTGCGCGGCCTGCTCGGCCCGAAGCTGGCGTACCCCATCGCGCGGTGGAAGAACGTCGCCGTGAGCACGCTGATCTACCAGCTCAGCCGTCGTCGTCCCGGCGTCGTGAAGGCGATGATCCGCAAGGCCGCGATGAAGCAGCTGCCGCCCGGGTACGCCGTCGACACGCACTTCAAGCCGAAGTACCAGCCGTGGGACCAGCGGCTGTGCCTGGTGCCCGACGGCGACCTGTTCCGCTCGATCAAGCACGGGGACGCCTCGATCGTCACCGACCGGATCGCGTCGTTCACCAAGAACGGGATCCGGCTGGAGTCCGGTGCCGAGCTGGAAGCGGACGTCGTCGTGTCGGCCACCGGGCTTCGGCTGCTGGCCTTCGGCGGCATCGAGCTGGCCGTCGACGGGCACGTCGTCAAGCTGCCGGAAACCATGGCGTACAAGGGGATGATGCTCAGCGGGGTGCCGAACTTCGTCTTCACGATCGGCTACACGAACGCGTCGTGGACGCTGAAAGCCGACCTCGTCGGCGAGTACGTCGTCCGGCTGCTGCGCCACCTCGACCGGACCGGGCACGACCAGGCCGTCCCGGTGAACGACGACCCGGCGGTCACCGAGCGGCCGCTGCTCGACTTCGACGCCGGGTACGTGCTGCGGTCGATCGAGGAGTTCCCGAAGGCCGGGTCGCGGGCGCCGTGGACGCTCGGCATGAGCTACGCCCACGACGTCGTCAAGCTGCGCCACGGCAAGATCGACGACGGCGCGCTGCGGTTCTCGCGGCGGCCCGCCTGA
- a CDS encoding SDR family NAD(P)-dependent oxidoreductase: MSRPASLTGRPVVITGAASGIGRALATRLAALGSPVALADVDEAGLKATAAGLRGRVLTRVLDVRDAADQLRFAGEVREWLPAPLAAVFNNAGVAVTSTVLDAVPEDDDWLHDINFRGVVHGTRAFLPILAEQGSGAIVNTSSVFGLAGMPHQSAYCAAKFAVRGFTESLRHELRGTGVRAITVHPGGITTNIARNARVRRDPEGRGRTKDEMAAQFEAMTMTSPERAAEIIHTGVDRGKARILVGPDAYLFDALTRVTPTHYYAVLSRLRNRMRARQTEAVK; the protein is encoded by the coding sequence ATGTCCCGACCAGCTAGCCTCACCGGCCGGCCGGTGGTGATCACCGGCGCGGCGTCCGGCATCGGCCGGGCGCTCGCGACGAGGCTCGCCGCGCTCGGCTCCCCCGTCGCCCTCGCCGACGTCGACGAAGCCGGGCTGAAGGCGACCGCGGCCGGGCTCCGAGGACGTGTCCTCACCCGGGTCCTCGACGTCCGTGACGCCGCCGACCAGCTCCGTTTCGCCGGTGAAGTGCGCGAATGGCTCCCGGCGCCGCTCGCCGCCGTGTTCAACAACGCCGGCGTCGCGGTGACGTCGACCGTGCTCGACGCGGTGCCCGAGGACGACGACTGGCTGCACGACATCAACTTCCGCGGGGTCGTGCACGGGACGCGGGCGTTCCTGCCGATCCTCGCCGAGCAGGGTTCGGGCGCGATCGTGAACACGTCCAGTGTGTTCGGCCTGGCCGGGATGCCGCACCAGAGCGCCTACTGCGCGGCGAAGTTCGCCGTCCGTGGCTTCACCGAGTCGCTGCGCCACGAGCTGCGCGGCACCGGCGTCCGCGCGATCACCGTGCACCCGGGCGGGATCACCACGAACATCGCGCGCAACGCCCGGGTGCGGCGTGACCCCGAAGGCCGCGGCCGTACGAAAGACGAGATGGCCGCGCAGTTCGAGGCGATGACGATGACCTCGCCCGAACGGGCCGCGGAGATCATCCACACGGGCGTCGACCGCGGGAAGGCCCGTATCCTGGTCGGGCCGGACGCTTACCTGTTCGACGCGCTCACCCGCGTCACCCCGACCCACTACTACGCCGTGCTCTCCCGCCTGCGGAACCGCATGCGTGCCCGGCAGACGGAGGCCGTGAAATGA
- a CDS encoding alpha/beta fold hydrolase → MNEEIADAGRGISLAYERIGDAGAEPLVLVAGLGQQLHSWPDPFCAELAGRGFQVVRFDNRDAGRSTHPRFRPASLPATFAGRFPPEQYDLRDMAADTVGLLDALGLDRVHLAGVSMGGMISQSVAALHPTRVRTLTSIMSTTGSRLIGRPAFSTLRLMGGKPPKSREEAVESAVKMFRHIGSHGFPFDEAWVRETAGTGWDRDPTAGGVGRQLGAILKSGNRTAWLKKITAPTLVVHGDRDRMVHPTGGTATARAIPGARLETVRGMGHNLPEGAWPTLLDLIAGHARSSDVPTS, encoded by the coding sequence GTGAACGAGGAAATCGCCGACGCCGGCCGGGGGATTTCCCTGGCGTACGAACGCATCGGGGACGCCGGGGCGGAGCCGCTCGTGCTCGTCGCCGGGCTGGGCCAGCAGCTGCACAGCTGGCCCGACCCCTTCTGCGCCGAGCTGGCCGGGCGCGGGTTCCAGGTGGTCCGGTTCGACAACCGCGACGCCGGGCGCTCGACGCACCCGCGGTTCCGGCCGGCGAGCCTGCCCGCGACGTTCGCCGGCCGGTTCCCGCCGGAGCAGTACGACCTGAGGGACATGGCCGCCGACACCGTGGGCCTGCTCGACGCGCTGGGCCTGGACCGCGTGCACCTCGCGGGGGTGTCGATGGGCGGCATGATCTCCCAGTCGGTGGCCGCGCTGCACCCCACGCGGGTCCGGACCCTGACGTCGATCATGTCGACGACCGGGTCCCGCCTGATCGGCCGCCCGGCGTTCTCGACGTTGCGGCTGATGGGCGGGAAGCCGCCGAAGTCGCGCGAAGAGGCCGTCGAAAGCGCCGTGAAGATGTTCCGGCACATCGGCTCGCACGGCTTCCCCTTCGACGAGGCCTGGGTGCGCGAAACGGCCGGGACGGGCTGGGACCGCGACCCGACGGCGGGCGGGGTGGGCCGTCAGCTCGGCGCGATCCTCAAGTCCGGCAACCGGACGGCGTGGCTGAAGAAGATCACCGCGCCGACGCTGGTGGTGCACGGCGACCGCGACCGGATGGTGCACCCGACCGGCGGCACCGCCACGGCGCGGGCGATCCCCGGGGCCCGCCTCGAGACCGTCCGCGGCATGGGGCACAACCTGCCCGAAGGCGCGTGGCCCACCTTGCTCGACCTGATCGCCGGCCACGCGAGGAGCAGCGATGTCCCGACCAGCTAG
- a CDS encoding cytochrome P450 gives MTTVTRPPGPVTLPPGPTAPRAVQGAYALTSPLRGLHRLRAKYGDAFTVNVPIFGRAVVISGAAEIKQLFMSGPDLVDNQEVNLGRVLGPRSLFALSGEDHRRQRKLLVPPFHGRRLAAYEKIVEEETVRELATWPEDRAFATLPSMMRITLNAILRAVFGAEGAEFAELRALLPPFVTLGSRLAVLPISKKGRLNPWRRFERLRREYDAIVDRLIAKARADDRLDDRDDVLALMLQSRYDDGSELSREEIADQLLTLLTAGHETTATTLAWAVERLRRHPGVLRELTGSGDSKLLDATILEVQRTRPVIDLTARQVKQDGFRLGRWTLPKGYVVLVSIALIHDDDALFPHAATFDPHRFAGARPDLYQWIPFGGGTRRCIGAAFATMEMTVVLRTLLREFTLVPTDEAGERWHSRGVAYAPAKGGRAIVRRREGTA, from the coding sequence ATGACGACCGTGACACGCCCACCGGGCCCGGTGACGCTGCCGCCGGGGCCGACCGCGCCCCGCGCCGTCCAGGGCGCCTACGCGCTGACCAGCCCGCTGCGCGGCCTGCACCGCCTGCGGGCGAAGTACGGCGACGCCTTCACGGTGAACGTGCCGATCTTCGGCCGCGCCGTCGTGATCAGCGGCGCCGCCGAGATCAAGCAGCTGTTCATGTCCGGGCCGGACCTGGTCGACAACCAGGAGGTCAACCTCGGGCGGGTGCTCGGCCCGCGGTCGCTGTTCGCCCTCTCCGGCGAGGACCACCGCCGGCAGCGCAAGCTCCTGGTCCCGCCGTTCCACGGCCGCCGGCTCGCCGCGTACGAGAAGATCGTCGAGGAAGAGACCGTCCGGGAGCTGGCGACCTGGCCGGAGGACCGCGCGTTCGCGACGCTGCCGTCGATGATGCGGATCACCCTCAACGCCATCCTGCGCGCGGTGTTCGGCGCGGAAGGGGCCGAGTTCGCCGAACTGCGCGCCCTGCTCCCGCCGTTCGTCACGCTCGGTTCACGCCTGGCCGTGCTGCCGATCTCCAAGAAGGGCCGCCTGAACCCGTGGCGCCGCTTCGAGAGGCTGCGCCGCGAGTACGACGCGATCGTCGACCGGCTGATCGCCAAGGCCCGCGCGGACGACCGGCTCGACGACCGCGACGACGTCCTCGCGCTGATGCTGCAGAGCCGGTACGACGACGGTTCCGAGCTGAGCCGGGAGGAGATCGCCGACCAGCTGCTCACCCTGCTCACCGCCGGGCACGAGACCACGGCGACCACCCTCGCCTGGGCGGTCGAACGGCTCCGGCGGCACCCCGGCGTGCTGCGCGAACTCACCGGATCCGGTGACAGCAAGCTCCTCGACGCCACGATCCTCGAGGTGCAGCGCACCCGGCCGGTCATCGACCTCACCGCCCGGCAGGTCAAGCAGGACGGCTTCCGGCTCGGCCGGTGGACGCTGCCGAAGGGGTACGTCGTGCTCGTCAGCATCGCCTTGATCCACGACGACGACGCGCTCTTCCCGCACGCCGCGACGTTCGACCCGCACCGGTTCGCCGGCGCGCGCCCGGACCTGTACCAGTGGATCCCGTTCGGCGGTGGCACCCGCCGCTGCATCGGCGCCGCGTTCGCGACCATGGAGATGACCGTCGTGCTGCGGACCCTGCTGCGCGAGTTCACCCTCGTGCCGACGGACGAAGCCGGCGAACGCTGGCACTCCCGGGGCGTCGCCTACGCCCCGGCGAAAGGCGGGCGCGCGATCGTGCGCCGCCGGGAAGGAACCGCGTGA
- a CDS encoding TetR/AcrR family transcriptional regulator encodes MTTVTTVETRQFRQRLLDGLAASITETGFRETTVADVVRRARTSRRTFYEHFSGKEACFIALLADANRDMIRQISEAVDPAAPWADQVRQAIEAWIACAESEPAITLSWIRDVPALGVTSRELQREAMEGFIAMTQRLTDTAEMRAAGISPPSRQLAIMLLGGLRELIATTVEDGGRAGDVTELAVRASIALLGP; translated from the coding sequence GTGACCACGGTGACGACGGTCGAGACCCGCCAATTCCGGCAGCGGCTGCTCGACGGCCTGGCCGCTTCGATCACCGAAACCGGGTTCCGCGAAACCACGGTCGCCGACGTCGTCCGCCGCGCCCGCACGTCCCGCCGGACCTTCTACGAACACTTCTCCGGCAAGGAAGCGTGCTTCATCGCGCTGCTCGCCGACGCGAACCGGGACATGATCCGGCAGATCTCGGAGGCCGTCGACCCCGCCGCGCCCTGGGCGGACCAGGTCCGGCAGGCGATCGAAGCGTGGATCGCCTGCGCGGAGTCCGAACCCGCGATCACCCTCAGCTGGATCCGCGACGTCCCCGCGCTCGGCGTCACGTCGCGTGAGCTGCAGCGCGAGGCGATGGAAGGGTTCATCGCGATGACGCAGCGGCTGACCGACACGGCCGAGATGCGCGCGGCGGGGATCAGCCCGCCGTCCCGGCAGCTGGCGATCATGCTCCTGGGCGGGTTGCGCGAGCTGATCGCCACGACCGTCGAGGACGGCGGCCGCGCCGGCGACGTCACCGAGCTCGCGGTGCGCGCGTCCATCGCCCTGCTGGGTCCTTGA
- a CDS encoding amidohydrolase family protein, producing MSRTAVTNVRVFDGTGLTEPRTVVLDGAVIGDDPAGAETVDGSGRVLLPGLIDAHIHLHGRESLEQLARYGVTTGLDMATFSADLLASLRHQPGLTDIRSAGVPAIGPAGMHARIPGMPAEAVVTDPGQAGAFVAARVAAGSDYLKIVLEAPGGGGPELPAARALTDVAHDAGLLVVAHATSAGAYTMALDAGVDVVTHAPLGAPISADDVARARIVAPTLIMMKGVSTTVGQPQLYDGAKASVTALYRAGVPILAGTDANNEPGVPAEVAHGESLHDELELLVEAGLSTVDALRAATVLPAEHFGLDDRGAIRSGLRADLVLLDADPLADITATRAIARVWCAGVEVKDPAGRWTRAPRAR from the coding sequence ATGAGCAGGACTGCCGTCACGAACGTCCGGGTCTTCGACGGCACCGGGCTCACCGAGCCGCGCACGGTCGTGCTCGACGGCGCCGTCATCGGGGACGACCCGGCGGGCGCCGAGACCGTCGACGGCAGCGGGCGCGTCCTGCTGCCCGGGCTCATCGACGCCCACATCCACCTGCACGGCCGCGAGAGCCTCGAACAGCTGGCGCGGTACGGCGTCACGACCGGCCTCGACATGGCCACCTTCTCGGCCGACCTGCTGGCATCCCTGCGGCACCAGCCGGGGCTGACCGACATCCGCAGCGCCGGCGTCCCGGCGATCGGCCCGGCCGGGATGCACGCCCGGATCCCCGGCATGCCCGCCGAGGCCGTCGTCACCGATCCCGGCCAGGCCGGGGCGTTCGTCGCCGCCCGGGTCGCGGCGGGGTCCGACTACCTGAAGATCGTCTTGGAGGCACCCGGCGGTGGCGGCCCGGAGCTGCCGGCCGCCCGCGCGCTCACCGACGTCGCGCACGACGCCGGGCTGCTGGTCGTCGCGCACGCGACCTCCGCCGGCGCGTACACGATGGCCCTCGACGCCGGTGTCGACGTCGTCACGCACGCACCGCTGGGCGCCCCGATCAGCGCGGACGACGTCGCCCGAGCCCGGATCGTCGCGCCGACCCTGATCATGATGAAGGGTGTATCCACGACGGTCGGACAACCGCAGCTCTACGACGGCGCGAAGGCGTCGGTGACCGCGTTGTACCGCGCGGGTGTGCCGATCCTGGCCGGGACGGACGCCAACAACGAGCCGGGCGTGCCGGCCGAGGTCGCGCACGGAGAGAGCCTGCACGACGAACTCGAGCTGCTCGTCGAGGCCGGCCTGTCCACTGTGGACGCCCTTCGCGCGGCCACGGTGTTGCCCGCCGAGCACTTCGGGCTCGACGATCGCGGCGCCATCCGCTCCGGCCTGCGTGCCGACCTCGTCCTGCTCGACGCCGACCCGCTCGCCGACATCACCGCCACCCGCGCGATCGCTCGCGTCTGGTGCGCCGGTGTCGAGGTCAAGGACCCAGCAGGGCGATGGACGCGCGCACCGCGAGCTCGGTGA
- a CDS encoding TetR/AcrR family transcriptional regulator, with the protein MPDTRRRGDDLLRAIYSSTLAELAEGSFEELSFEKIALRAHTGKAALYRRWSTPADLVLAALADPVAGFAETPPPRTGSLRGDLLVLLGGLARVLGEPHGRALVQLITQRRRHPELFERVRDLVLRPRQDLILDLLGERGTARLAAVGPRLVLVAHLESGPVPGTEIAAIVDEVLLPLVG; encoded by the coding sequence ATGCCCGACACGCGGCGGCGGGGCGACGACCTGCTGCGGGCGATCTACTCGTCGACGCTGGCCGAGCTGGCGGAAGGGAGTTTCGAGGAGCTGAGCTTCGAGAAGATCGCCCTTCGCGCCCACACGGGCAAGGCCGCCCTCTACCGGCGCTGGTCGACACCGGCGGACCTGGTGCTGGCCGCGCTGGCCGACCCGGTCGCCGGTTTCGCCGAGACCCCGCCGCCGCGCACCGGCAGCCTGCGCGGCGACCTGCTGGTGCTCCTCGGCGGCCTCGCCCGCGTGCTCGGCGAGCCGCACGGCCGCGCGCTGGTCCAGCTGATCACGCAGCGCCGGCGTCACCCCGAGCTGTTCGAGCGGGTGCGGGACCTCGTACTGCGGCCGCGGCAGGACCTGATCCTGGACCTGCTGGGGGAGAGGGGCACCGCGCGGCTCGCCGCGGTCGGGCCACGCCTGGTCCTGGTCGCGCACCTCGAGTCCGGCCCGGTGCCCGGGACGGAGATCGCGGCGATCGTCGACGAGGTGCTCCTGCCGCTGGTCGGCTAG
- a CDS encoding cupin domain-containing protein has protein sequence MESDNTQSVFDVLAEAAALPETAATMLVDKYFVDKASASARIFRIYREVPLHYHEECDEHLYLLSGRGTFHLDGAEFEARPGLFLAFERLKVHGFPRVSEEPLVVLAIDVPRRRPDDIVFVDPLAGDAKSFMARNAEGG, from the coding sequence ATGGAGAGCGACAATACCCAGAGCGTGTTCGACGTCCTCGCGGAAGCCGCGGCGCTGCCCGAGACCGCCGCGACCATGCTGGTGGACAAGTACTTCGTCGACAAGGCTTCGGCCAGTGCCCGGATCTTCCGGATCTACCGCGAAGTCCCGTTGCACTACCACGAGGAGTGCGACGAACATCTGTACCTCCTCAGCGGCCGCGGCACGTTCCACCTCGACGGTGCGGAATTCGAGGCCCGGCCCGGACTGTTCCTGGCCTTCGAGCGGCTCAAGGTCCACGGATTCCCTCGCGTCTCCGAGGAACCTCTCGTCGTCCTGGCGATCGACGTGCCCCGCCGGCGCCCGGACGACATCGTGTTCGTCGACCCGTTGGCCGGCGACGCGAAGAGCTTCATGGCCCGCAACGCCGAGGGCGGCTGA